The following is a genomic window from Bordetella sp. H567.
TGCCGATGTCCGTTACCGTATCGTCCGGCATGGACGTCAGCAAGGTGACGTTCGGCATGTTCCAGTCGGCAAAGAATTCTTCGCGCGGATCGCACACCATCACATGGAAATCCAGTGCCGTGGCGATTTCGCTGAGCACCCGCGCGGTCTGGTTGGCTCCGATGATCAGCAGCCGCCAGTGCGGGCCGTAGACGGAACGGAAGGTGCGCCCGTCGAAGTCGGGGCCATCGATGGGGCTCGCCGGAGCCAGCGTCCAGGTTCCGGTCTGCAGATCGACAGTCCGCATGATGAGGCGATGCGCACGCACGTCCTGCAACACCGGATCCAGCCACAAGGTGTCGTGCAGCGGCTCTACCACCAGCCGCAGCGTACCGCCGCAGGGCAGGCCAAAGCGTGCCGCTTCCTCGCTGGTGATCCCGTAGGTGACCCGGTCGGCCATGTCCGGCAACGTACCGGCCACGGCGCGCGCGATCAGGTCGTCTTCCACGCACCCGCCGGACACGGATCCCACCAGCCTGCCGTCGCCGCGTAATGCCGCCAGCGCTCCCGCCTGCCGGGGCGCCGAACCCCAGGTTTGCACGACGGTGATCA
Proteins encoded in this region:
- a CDS encoding XdhC family protein is translated as MNSLDIDVLQHARDWVAEGHRVHLITVVQTWGSAPRQAGALAALRGDGRLVGSVSGGCVEDDLIARAVAGTLPDMADRVTYGITSEEAARFGLPCGGTLRLVVEPLHDTLWLDPVLQDVRAHRLIMRTVDLQTGTWTLAPASPIDGPDFDGRTFRSVYGPHWRLLIIGANQTARVLSEIATALDFHVMVCDPREEFFADWNMPNVTLLTSMPDDTVTDIGTDERTAIVAVTHDPKLDDMALLEALKSPAFYVGALGSAPNQAKRRERLRMFDLSDEEIGRLHGPVGLRIASRTPAEIAVAIAAELVWVRNTLGGAAACTPNPSTASREGS